Proteins from one Paenibacillus amylolyticus genomic window:
- a CDS encoding hydantoinase/oxoprolinase family protein — translation MDTIYRLGIDIGGTFTDALVMDHQGRVIAALKTPSIATAPEQAIFNALDQLKENGVNIREIDLFVHGTTLGVNTLIERNGAVTGLLVTKGFRDILEIRRLRLEDTTNLYGDKTDALVPRQRVKEVDERVIAGGGILQPLNQDQLLQAVDELVEDGVTALAISFLHAYVNPAHEQLAEDMIRERYPQLFICRSSAIWPQQREFERTLATAMNAYVGERMGSYFLRLQEGIQAYGLKANLLSTMSNGGMMTAARAANEPVRTLLSGPASGVIAATHIAERAGIHQVITFDMGGTSVDVALIDQEPSYSSENKVGDFPVIIPAVDVTAIGAGGGSIAWLDSVGVLKAGPRSAGANPGPACYQRGGEEPTTTDAYLQLGILHADRFLGGQMRLNPELAERTLGSLGEKLGLNAEQTAQAILDVATANMYAQFSPLMARKGVDPRDFTLLAYGGAGPMHAFLMAREVGIGRVLIPPSPGTLCAMGCTVANLRNDFVHTLHKSTQTLEPGELSSLFTELENHGRSWVDEEARGGVKLDNIYCLYSADMRYEGQAFDLEVSLTLEEIEDPKKAGVKFHASYQNVFGIRQPEAEVVFVSLRATIVGVLPTHNTVNSIYLPFDESEVEERIITFDHIQQTAKVMKRGQIPFADDPIPGPIIVEEYDTTIFIPPGYKVYRDVHGNVIGEVTA, via the coding sequence GTGGACACAATCTACCGTTTAGGCATAGATATCGGAGGTACTTTCACGGATGCGCTGGTGATGGACCATCAGGGCAGGGTCATTGCGGCGCTCAAGACGCCATCGATTGCAACTGCTCCGGAACAGGCGATTTTTAATGCACTTGATCAACTCAAGGAGAATGGTGTGAACATTCGTGAGATTGATCTGTTTGTGCATGGAACAACACTTGGCGTGAATACGTTAATCGAACGAAATGGTGCGGTTACAGGGCTATTGGTCACCAAAGGATTCCGGGATATTCTTGAAATTCGGCGGTTGAGACTTGAGGATACAACCAATCTGTATGGTGACAAGACCGATGCACTGGTACCGAGACAACGTGTCAAGGAAGTGGATGAACGTGTGATTGCGGGTGGGGGCATCCTCCAGCCATTGAATCAGGATCAGCTTCTGCAAGCAGTTGATGAACTGGTGGAGGATGGCGTTACGGCGCTGGCGATCAGTTTTCTGCATGCTTATGTGAATCCGGCCCACGAACAGCTTGCGGAAGATATGATCAGGGAGCGTTATCCACAGCTGTTCATTTGCCGGAGCAGCGCCATCTGGCCTCAACAGCGTGAGTTCGAACGAACACTCGCAACGGCGATGAATGCATATGTAGGTGAACGAATGGGGTCTTACTTCCTGCGTCTGCAAGAAGGGATTCAGGCGTATGGCCTCAAAGCCAACTTGCTGTCGACCATGTCCAACGGTGGAATGATGACGGCTGCCAGAGCGGCCAATGAGCCAGTACGTACGCTTCTGTCCGGTCCTGCTTCCGGTGTAATCGCCGCGACCCATATTGCTGAACGAGCTGGAATTCATCAGGTCATTACATTTGACATGGGCGGCACAAGCGTTGATGTGGCTCTCATTGACCAAGAACCATCCTATTCATCCGAGAACAAGGTTGGTGATTTTCCTGTCATCATTCCTGCTGTTGATGTAACAGCCATAGGAGCAGGGGGCGGTTCAATTGCCTGGCTTGATTCCGTAGGCGTACTCAAGGCGGGGCCACGCAGTGCGGGAGCCAATCCCGGTCCGGCCTGTTATCAACGTGGGGGAGAGGAGCCGACAACCACAGATGCTTATCTACAGCTCGGTATCTTGCATGCTGACCGTTTCCTTGGCGGACAGATGCGTCTGAATCCCGAACTTGCAGAACGTACGCTGGGCAGTCTTGGAGAGAAGCTTGGTCTGAATGCCGAACAGACTGCGCAAGCCATTCTCGATGTGGCAACCGCCAATATGTATGCTCAGTTTTCTCCCCTCATGGCTCGCAAGGGTGTTGATCCCCGTGACTTTACGTTGCTCGCATATGGCGGAGCTGGCCCGATGCATGCTTTTCTGATGGCACGCGAGGTAGGCATTGGCAGAGTGCTGATCCCGCCATCTCCGGGAACGCTGTGTGCGATGGGCTGCACAGTTGCCAATCTTCGCAATGACTTCGTCCATACATTACACAAAAGTACCCAGACTCTGGAGCCTGGTGAGTTAAGTTCCCTTTTCACCGAATTGGAAAACCATGGACGTAGCTGGGTTGATGAGGAAGCCCGTGGCGGTGTCAAACTGGACAATATCTATTGTCTATACAGTGCGGATATGCGTTATGAAGGGCAGGCCTTTGATCTTGAGGTTTCGCTGACTTTGGAAGAGATTGAAGATCCCAAGAAAGCAGGCGTTAAATTCCATGCGTCCTACCAAAATGTGTTTGGCATTCGTCAGCCAGAGGCTGAGGTGGTGTTTGTAAGTCTTAGGGCGACCATTGTAGGTGTTTTGCCTACTCATAACACGGTGAATTCAATATATTTGCCATTCGACGAGAGTGAAGTGGAAGAACGGATCATTACCTTTGACCATATACAGCAGACAGCAAAGGTAATGAAAAGGGGACAGATTCCATTCGCGGATGATCCCATTCCCGGACCCATTATTGTGGAGGAATACGATACAACGATCTTTATCCCGCCTGGGTATAAGGTGTACCGGGATGTGCATGGGAATGTGATTGGGGAGGTGACAGCATGA
- a CDS encoding ABC transporter ATP-binding protein translates to MSSGQETISIETREVTKTYGERAAVDHVTLQVKKGEFVSLLGPSGCGKTTLLRMLGGLEQPDQGTIMLGGRDVTGVPAYGRNSNMIFQQLALFPHMDVFNNIAYGLKVKKLPKADIQRQVGEMLDLVQLGDYGRRAVSELSGGQAQRVAIARALINRPEVLLLDEPLSALDMQLRLDMQRELKRIQREFGGTFIFVTHDQSEAMNMSDRIGVMRAGKLLQYATPDEIYERPTDSFVAKFIGDTNLLETEVLGQDVNGIRVQCFGKPLLVKVSDDKAIPKAGAQHSLSIRNEYVRLGEDATQCVNKLEGQVIEAVYGGANIRYSVQISEGFLIQASVLHQRGAPRYRPGEPIQIGFDPEDALLLSDPMHDHLQGAGT, encoded by the coding sequence ATGAGCAGCGGACAAGAGACCATATCCATTGAAACAAGGGAAGTCACGAAGACCTATGGTGAACGAGCCGCCGTTGATCATGTAACACTCCAAGTGAAAAAGGGAGAATTCGTTTCCTTGCTTGGTCCGAGTGGCTGTGGTAAAACCACACTGCTGCGCATGCTTGGCGGACTTGAGCAGCCGGATCAGGGCACCATTATGCTGGGAGGCCGGGATGTGACCGGTGTTCCAGCCTATGGACGCAATAGCAATATGATTTTTCAGCAGCTTGCGCTGTTCCCTCATATGGACGTATTCAACAACATTGCCTATGGGCTAAAGGTGAAGAAGTTACCCAAAGCCGATATCCAGCGGCAGGTAGGTGAAATGCTTGATCTGGTCCAGCTCGGAGACTATGGCAGGCGTGCAGTGTCCGAGCTGTCCGGGGGGCAGGCCCAACGCGTCGCGATTGCTCGCGCACTGATTAACAGACCCGAAGTGCTGCTGCTTGACGAACCTCTCTCTGCATTGGACATGCAGCTGCGTCTCGATATGCAGCGTGAACTGAAACGTATCCAGCGTGAATTCGGCGGAACGTTTATCTTTGTAACGCATGATCAGAGCGAAGCCATGAACATGTCTGACCGCATTGGCGTCATGCGGGCCGGGAAGCTGCTGCAGTATGCAACTCCTGATGAAATCTATGAAAGACCGACTGATAGCTTCGTAGCCAAGTTCATCGGAGATACCAACCTCTTGGAGACAGAAGTATTAGGACAGGATGTGAATGGAATTCGGGTGCAATGCTTCGGCAAGCCATTACTGGTGAAGGTCAGTGATGACAAAGCCATACCGAAAGCTGGAGCCCAACATTCCCTATCCATCCGCAATGAGTATGTTCGACTTGGAGAAGATGCAACGCAATGCGTGAACAAGCTGGAAGGACAAGTGATTGAAGCGGTGTACGGCGGAGCGAATATTCGATACAGCGTGCAGATTTCAGAGGGTTTTCTGATTCAGGCCAGTGTGCTCCATCAACGGGGAGCCCCACGTTATCGTCCAGGTGAACCGATACAAATTGGCTTTGATCCAGAGGACGCGCTCTTGTTATCTGATCCCATGCATGATCATTTGCAGGGTGCGGGGACATGA
- a CDS encoding FCD domain-containing protein yields MGPELNEMELEYELLKQLQDANAPIGASTLVHTLGKTYGLSQATIGRRLMEMDVEGFTVLKGRKGRTLTEQGLDRIKMLERDLQQKNVNSQLIQMLNHSGEKALLDVLVARRALEREIASLAAQHASKEYIALLQASIANQHELLSRNIIPYEQDREFHRLLAYAAQNRILLHAVELVWETSRDFLETAYIRRRVGSELVVDHQQILDAIVAGSPEQAEAAMVNHINQMIDDVKRYYAMQNQ; encoded by the coding sequence GTGGGTCCTGAGCTAAACGAAATGGAGTTGGAATACGAACTGCTGAAGCAGCTTCAAGACGCGAATGCTCCCATCGGGGCCAGTACGTTGGTTCATACTTTGGGCAAAACCTATGGTCTGAGTCAGGCAACCATCGGAAGAAGACTTATGGAGATGGATGTTGAAGGTTTTACGGTTCTGAAAGGCCGCAAGGGAAGGACTTTGACCGAACAGGGACTGGATCGAATCAAGATGTTGGAAAGAGATTTGCAGCAAAAAAATGTGAACTCACAGTTAATTCAGATGCTGAACCATTCCGGGGAAAAGGCTCTTCTGGATGTTCTCGTTGCCCGAAGGGCACTTGAGCGGGAGATCGCTTCTCTGGCAGCACAGCATGCCTCGAAAGAATACATAGCACTGTTGCAAGCTTCCATTGCGAACCAGCATGAATTGCTATCCAGGAATATTATACCATATGAGCAGGACCGGGAGTTTCACAGATTGCTGGCCTACGCTGCGCAAAACCGAATTCTTCTGCATGCGGTTGAGCTGGTATGGGAGACAAGCCGTGATTTTCTGGAGACAGCATATATTCGCCGAAGAGTAGGAAGTGAATTAGTTGTGGACCATCAGCAGATTCTGGATGCTATTGTAGCTGGCTCTCCAGAGCAGGCTGAAGCAGCAATGGTGAATCATATCAACCAAATGATCGATGATGTCAAACGTTATTACGCCATGCAAAACCAATAA
- a CDS encoding FGGY-family carbohydrate kinase codes for MLESAALSGSTQRTVDGRSAAYGEEEELYAMSGVLPQQINTVFQLLGSVREQAEGLRPDVRMLFMPDLFHYYLSGQQACEYTIASTSGLLHAGEARWNKGLISCLGIPETLFPRLVQSGTVLGNLTPELCAELRTGSMQIVSVGSHDTASALAAIPAMDSDFAFISCGTWSLMGMERDTPVLNDQSRALGFTNEGTVNGKVRTLKNRSGLWLRQECKRQWERENQRFTHEELVQLAALATPHQCYVSPGDVVYLAPGNMAERIRQHCSASGQTVPETTGAIVRCILESLALEFRQTLDELQWITGTRPRVIHMVGGGVHNRLLCQFTANAAGVPVVAGPAEATSAGNCMLQFLAHGEVSSLDEVREVMAASFSPRPMTLRI; via the coding sequence ATGCTCGAATCCGCGGCATTATCGGGAAGCACGCAACGCACAGTGGATGGCAGAAGTGCTGCATATGGTGAAGAAGAAGAACTGTATGCGATGTCCGGCGTTCTGCCGCAGCAGATCAACACCGTATTTCAACTGCTGGGTAGTGTGCGAGAGCAGGCCGAAGGCTTGCGTCCGGATGTGCGCATGTTATTTATGCCGGATTTGTTTCATTACTATCTATCCGGTCAGCAGGCTTGTGAGTATACGATTGCGAGTACCAGTGGGCTGTTGCACGCAGGTGAGGCCCGTTGGAATAAAGGGCTGATTAGCTGTCTCGGTATACCGGAAACATTATTTCCAAGGCTCGTTCAGTCCGGTACCGTGCTGGGCAATTTAACGCCAGAGTTGTGCGCAGAATTACGAACTGGATCGATGCAGATCGTCTCAGTGGGCTCACATGATACGGCATCTGCCTTGGCAGCGATTCCAGCGATGGATTCAGATTTCGCTTTTATCAGCTGTGGAACCTGGTCTCTTATGGGGATGGAGCGTGATACACCTGTATTGAATGATCAGAGTCGTGCACTGGGATTCACCAATGAAGGGACCGTGAATGGCAAAGTTCGTACCCTGAAAAATCGTTCAGGTCTGTGGCTGCGACAGGAATGCAAACGGCAGTGGGAGCGGGAGAATCAACGCTTCACACATGAAGAACTGGTTCAGCTGGCTGCCTTGGCAACGCCGCATCAATGTTACGTATCGCCGGGAGATGTCGTATATCTGGCGCCAGGGAATATGGCTGAACGAATACGGCAACATTGCAGTGCGAGCGGACAGACTGTACCCGAAACGACTGGAGCGATTGTGCGCTGTATTCTGGAAAGCCTTGCACTGGAATTCAGGCAGACACTGGATGAACTGCAATGGATTACGGGTACAAGGCCTCGTGTCATTCATATGGTGGGTGGCGGCGTACACAATCGACTATTGTGTCAGTTTACAGCTAATGCAGCAGGTGTTCCAGTGGTAGCGGGCCCGGCAGAGGCGACTTCAGCCGGCAACTGCATGCTGCAGTTCTTGGCACATGGAGAGGTGAGTAGCTTGGATGAGGTCCGGGAGGTCATGGCTGCTTCCTTTTCCCCGAGACCTATGACCCTGAGGATATAG
- a CDS encoding hydantoinase B/oxoprolinase family protein, with the protein MIADKVFLEIFNNRIQAAVEEMANVVLRTGFTAFVKETGDFGTYLLSPTGETFGSPLETGYNLSLGIPATATIDSIEDWQEGDIVICNDPYSTKGMVTHLPDIHLIKPYFHEGRVIAYGMCFVHSSDVGGKVPGSVSPSAYDIHMEGIRIAPVKLYEAGVLNEQILRLFLDNSRIPEQNLGDLKALMAALNRGEQRLAELIARYGVEKIQQGIEHLLEYAELKARAIVQDIPDGSYDFWDYLEKGPGGYPIRLRCTMTIAGSDIHLDFSGTDPQVRASFNIPTHNQQGHYMLVPALIRYFRTLDPTIPWNSGMIRMVRNYAPPASVLNPEPMAAVGARAATFIRLMDVITGALGKAQGSMVPAAGAGQACIVMMAMTDASDGKKKVGVIQPICGGSGARPMKDGIDGMDFAVGHLRNIPAETVEAEMPVLIEHYGLRADSAGAGTFRGGSGIDLCVRILTPDTVMTARNMERMEFQPWGRLGGGVGSHGEAILNAGRASEHRLGRIDELLLQPGETVTFLSQGGGGYGDPYERDSRLVLDDVRRGLVSPEKALELYGVVINGSELNESDTEQVRAKRSRQQEEFAYGKAREQFEAIWSDEMQVSLNQALLSAPLALRDYLKRQTMGAVEEKYKDSLSVDPREISDIMEGLRQKIGLH; encoded by the coding sequence ATGATCGCTGACAAGGTCTTTCTTGAGATTTTCAACAACCGGATTCAAGCCGCCGTGGAAGAAATGGCCAATGTCGTTCTGCGCACAGGATTCACCGCTTTTGTCAAGGAAACGGGCGATTTTGGTACCTACCTGTTATCTCCAACCGGAGAAACGTTCGGGTCGCCGCTGGAGACGGGGTACAATCTGTCTCTGGGCATCCCTGCTACTGCGACCATTGATAGCATAGAAGACTGGCAAGAAGGGGATATCGTCATATGTAATGATCCATATTCCACCAAAGGCATGGTCACTCACCTTCCAGACATTCATCTCATCAAGCCTTATTTTCACGAAGGTAGAGTCATCGCTTACGGCATGTGCTTCGTTCATTCATCCGACGTAGGCGGCAAGGTACCGGGAAGCGTATCTCCCAGCGCCTATGATATTCATATGGAAGGTATTCGAATTGCTCCAGTCAAGCTGTATGAAGCCGGTGTTCTGAACGAGCAGATCCTGCGCTTGTTTCTGGACAACAGCCGAATTCCGGAGCAAAATCTCGGCGATCTCAAAGCGCTTATGGCTGCATTGAATCGGGGAGAGCAGCGACTTGCAGAACTCATTGCACGATATGGTGTGGAGAAGATCCAGCAGGGCATCGAGCATTTGCTGGAATATGCCGAGCTGAAGGCTCGTGCGATCGTGCAGGATATCCCTGACGGTTCCTATGACTTCTGGGACTACCTGGAGAAGGGTCCAGGCGGATATCCCATCCGCTTGCGCTGCACAATGACGATTGCAGGCAGTGACATTCATCTGGACTTTAGCGGCACCGATCCTCAGGTCAGGGCTTCATTCAATATTCCGACCCACAATCAACAGGGACATTACATGCTGGTACCTGCACTCATTCGTTATTTTCGTACACTCGACCCGACCATTCCGTGGAATTCGGGCATGATTCGCATGGTGCGAAATTACGCGCCACCTGCTTCCGTACTCAACCCGGAGCCGATGGCAGCTGTAGGGGCACGTGCTGCGACCTTTATCCGGCTGATGGACGTTATCACAGGAGCGCTGGGGAAAGCTCAGGGCAGTATGGTTCCCGCAGCTGGAGCTGGACAAGCCTGCATCGTCATGATGGCGATGACCGATGCATCCGATGGCAAGAAAAAGGTGGGCGTGATTCAGCCGATCTGCGGAGGTTCGGGAGCAAGGCCTATGAAAGACGGCATTGATGGCATGGATTTTGCGGTTGGTCATCTTCGTAATATCCCTGCGGAGACCGTGGAAGCCGAGATGCCTGTATTAATTGAACATTATGGTCTTCGTGCCGACTCGGCAGGTGCAGGAACTTTCCGTGGTGGAAGCGGGATCGACTTGTGCGTCAGAATTCTAACCCCGGATACCGTGATGACGGCCAGAAACATGGAGCGTATGGAATTTCAGCCTTGGGGCAGGCTTGGTGGCGGTGTAGGTTCACATGGCGAAGCCATTCTTAATGCCGGGCGTGCAAGTGAGCATCGTCTGGGCAGAATTGATGAGCTGCTGCTTCAGCCTGGAGAAACGGTTACGTTCCTTTCGCAAGGCGGAGGCGGTTATGGCGATCCATATGAGCGTGATTCTCGTCTTGTTCTGGATGACGTAAGAAGAGGGCTGGTATCCCCGGAGAAAGCCCTTGAGTTATACGGTGTTGTGATTAATGGTTCGGAGCTGAACGAGAGCGATACAGAACAAGTGCGCGCGAAGCGATCACGACAGCAGGAAGAATTCGCCTACGGCAAGGCGCGTGAGCAATTCGAAGCCATATGGAGTGATGAGATGCAGGTATCACTGAATCAGGCATTGCTGAGTGCTCCACTTGCCCTGAGAGACTACCTAAAGCGTCAGACCATGGGCGCTGTAGAGGAGAAATATAAGGATTCCCTATCCGTGGACCCACGGGAGATATCCGACATTATGGAAGGGTTACGACAGAAAATAGGGTTGCATTGA
- a CDS encoding L-fucose isomerase: protein MTHQDYRYKQAFPKIGIRPTIDGRRKGVRESLEEQTMRMATSVAELLAAELRYPDGSAVECVVAETCIGGVAEAAAASELFSRSNVGVTITVTPCWCYGTETMDMSPSIPTAIWGFNGTERPGAVYLAAVLSAHAQKGIPAFGIYGEDVQDGGDTTIPDDVRDKLLRFSRAGLAAATLKGRAYLSIGSVSMGIAGSIVNDSFFQEYLGMRNEYVDMSELTRRIEEEIYDPEEYKLALAWVKENCSEGPDNNAAHLQTDRKRKEYEWETVVKMTQIVRDLMAGNPRLAELGFTEESMGHHAIVSGFQGQRQWTDHSPNGDFLESILNSSFDWNGKRAPYLVATENDSLNGVSMLFGSLLTHTAQIFADVRTYWSPDSVQRVTGHQLEGNAKDGILHLINSGSAALDGTGQQFREGKPVLKPFWEISDEEVQDCLKATSWRPASVEYFRGGGYSADFLTKGGMPVTMTRLNLVKGLGPVLQIAQGYTVDLPEAVHDTLDQRTDPTWPSTWFAPVLTGAGAFTSVYEVMNQWGANHGSISYGHIGADLITLASMLRIPVNMHNVPESEIFRPRAWGLFGTSEPESADYRACSVFGPLYR from the coding sequence ATGACACATCAGGACTATCGTTATAAGCAGGCTTTCCCCAAGATTGGTATTCGTCCCACGATTGATGGAAGACGCAAGGGTGTTCGTGAGTCACTGGAAGAGCAGACGATGCGGATGGCGACATCCGTTGCCGAGCTGCTTGCAGCCGAACTTCGTTATCCGGACGGTTCCGCGGTGGAATGTGTTGTCGCTGAGACTTGTATTGGCGGTGTGGCCGAGGCGGCCGCTGCATCTGAACTGTTCAGTCGTTCCAATGTGGGCGTAACGATCACCGTGACACCATGCTGGTGTTATGGTACGGAAACGATGGATATGTCGCCATCCATTCCTACAGCGATCTGGGGTTTTAATGGAACAGAGCGTCCGGGTGCAGTATATCTGGCAGCAGTACTCTCTGCCCATGCACAGAAGGGGATTCCGGCCTTTGGGATCTATGGGGAGGATGTACAGGACGGCGGAGATACAACGATTCCCGATGATGTGCGTGATAAATTGCTCCGGTTCAGCCGTGCGGGTCTTGCAGCCGCTACCTTGAAAGGGCGGGCCTATCTGTCCATTGGATCGGTATCCATGGGGATTGCGGGTTCGATTGTGAACGATTCGTTTTTCCAGGAGTATCTGGGCATGCGTAATGAATACGTGGATATGAGTGAACTCACTCGCCGTATCGAAGAAGAAATCTACGACCCCGAGGAGTATAAGCTTGCACTGGCGTGGGTGAAGGAGAATTGTAGCGAAGGTCCGGATAACAACGCTGCCCATCTGCAAACGGATCGTAAACGCAAAGAGTACGAATGGGAAACGGTTGTGAAAATGACCCAAATCGTGCGTGACTTGATGGCGGGCAACCCGAGATTGGCAGAGCTTGGGTTTACAGAGGAATCGATGGGCCACCACGCGATTGTATCCGGCTTCCAGGGACAACGGCAGTGGACGGATCATTCTCCGAACGGAGATTTTCTGGAGTCGATATTAAACTCTTCCTTTGACTGGAATGGCAAGCGCGCGCCCTATCTGGTTGCAACAGAGAATGATAGCTTGAATGGTGTGTCCATGTTGTTTGGTTCACTGCTGACACATACAGCACAGATCTTCGCTGATGTGCGTACGTATTGGAGTCCGGATTCGGTACAGCGTGTGACGGGGCATCAGTTGGAAGGAAACGCGAAGGATGGGATCCTGCATCTGATTAACTCCGGTTCCGCAGCTTTGGATGGCACAGGACAACAGTTCAGAGAAGGGAAGCCTGTCCTTAAGCCTTTCTGGGAAATTTCAGATGAGGAAGTTCAGGATTGTCTGAAAGCCACATCGTGGAGACCGGCATCCGTTGAATATTTCCGCGGGGGCGGTTATTCTGCGGATTTCCTGACCAAAGGTGGTATGCCCGTAACGATGACACGTCTCAATCTTGTCAAAGGACTGGGACCAGTGCTGCAGATCGCTCAGGGTTACACGGTCGATCTGCCTGAAGCCGTGCATGATACGCTGGATCAACGGACAGATCCAACCTGGCCATCCACCTGGTTTGCACCTGTTCTAACCGGTGCAGGAGCGTTTACTTCCGTATACGAGGTCATGAATCAGTGGGGTGCGAACCATGGCTCCATCTCGTATGGACACATCGGTGCTGATCTGATTACGCTCGCTTCCATGCTTCGCATTCCGGTAAATATGCATAATGTACCAGAATCGGAGATTTTCCGCCCGCGTGCATGGGGATTATTCGGCACCAGTGAACCTGAGAGTGCAGACTACCGTGCTTGCAGTGTGTTTGGCCCGTTGTATCGCTAA
- a CDS encoding extracellular solute-binding protein — protein MFKSNKKRLLSLASMTLAGTLVLSACGGASSSNSAGETDASGASGDKVKLTMFIWAGSNQDVVPKEVVAEYVKEHPNVEVTFEESSNSVMYPKMVAGKQADANNPVVNFGYFNADATAKGLNDDMWEPLDTSIVTNIKDIPESFHKPDNKGVVWGVSSFALVYNKDLVKTPPTSWNDLWDNEEFKGKTALWDYMFYSYISPLIATKGQEIGASYENPEPAFQFWADRSDQIGTLVSSNDQLKALLESGDALIAPFSAQVAQTWIDGGSPLAVAYPSEGAISFPYTLQVVKGSTPEQARVANEIINELLSAEALSQYAEATGTPVTSTTAAVPDKYKDDPSFSVETQSNGINPDWDVLAQNSSSWKELWDRLVKTKLQ, from the coding sequence ATGTTCAAATCAAACAAAAAACGCTTACTCAGCCTTGCCTCTATGACTCTGGCCGGTACATTGGTGCTCTCCGCCTGCGGTGGAGCAAGCAGCTCAAATTCTGCTGGAGAGACTGATGCTTCAGGAGCAAGCGGAGACAAAGTTAAGCTGACGATGTTCATCTGGGCTGGTTCCAATCAGGATGTCGTGCCCAAAGAAGTGGTTGCCGAGTACGTAAAAGAACATCCCAATGTTGAGGTCACCTTTGAGGAATCCTCCAATTCGGTAATGTACCCCAAGATGGTCGCTGGCAAGCAGGCTGATGCGAACAATCCGGTCGTGAATTTCGGTTACTTCAATGCAGATGCGACGGCAAAAGGCTTAAATGATGACATGTGGGAACCACTGGATACAAGCATTGTGACCAATATCAAGGATATCCCAGAATCCTTCCACAAGCCAGACAACAAAGGCGTGGTCTGGGGCGTTTCGAGCTTCGCCTTGGTGTATAACAAAGACCTTGTGAAAACGCCGCCTACCAGCTGGAACGATCTGTGGGATAACGAGGAGTTCAAAGGAAAAACGGCGCTCTGGGATTACATGTTCTATTCCTATATCTCCCCACTTATTGCGACCAAAGGCCAAGAGATCGGTGCATCCTATGAAAATCCCGAGCCAGCCTTCCAGTTCTGGGCAGACCGCAGTGATCAGATTGGCACATTGGTTTCATCCAATGATCAGTTGAAGGCACTACTGGAGTCAGGTGATGCTCTCATTGCCCCATTCAGCGCACAGGTTGCACAGACATGGATTGATGGAGGTTCACCACTTGCCGTAGCTTATCCGAGTGAAGGTGCAATCTCCTTCCCGTACACCCTTCAGGTTGTGAAGGGCTCAACACCTGAGCAGGCACGTGTTGCAAATGAAATTATCAACGAATTGTTGAGCGCAGAAGCGCTGTCCCAATATGCAGAAGCAACGGGTACACCAGTCACCAGTACGACAGCCGCAGTTCCGGACAAGTACAAGGATGATCCTTCTTTCTCCGTGGAAACGCAAAGTAACGGCATTAATCCAGACTGGGATGTGCTTGCACAGAACAGCTCTTCCTGGAAGGAACTATGGGATCGACTCGTGAAAACAAAGCTTCAATAA
- a CDS encoding ABC transporter permease, with the protein MNRIAERIVNLYSFGNRTWVTRLLLLLPALALMGIVYLGGLLIFGRYSFDIYENGKLIRGWDWGTYHAFLSDPYYWKLIGTTFRIAFKVTLWSLLLAYPLAYCIAGLKKPGMKQLLLLLTFLPLLVSAVVRSYGWQLLLSKQGFMNWLFIRLGLTEEGFSMIYNETGVVAALVHIFLPFMVFPILNVLSQSDASLKAAAQDLGAGSWRTFLTITLPLSARGIASGVQIVFTLCLTAFTTPQLIGGGES; encoded by the coding sequence ATGAACCGGATCGCGGAACGGATCGTGAATTTGTATTCCTTTGGCAATCGCACATGGGTAACCCGGTTGCTGCTGTTGCTGCCTGCACTTGCTCTGATGGGCATCGTGTATCTTGGCGGGTTGCTGATCTTTGGCAGATATAGCTTCGATATCTATGAGAATGGAAAGCTTATTCGCGGCTGGGATTGGGGAACCTATCATGCTTTTTTATCTGATCCTTATTATTGGAAACTGATTGGTACGACATTTCGCATTGCCTTCAAGGTAACGTTATGGAGTCTTTTGCTTGCCTATCCACTGGCCTATTGCATCGCGGGTCTCAAGAAGCCTGGCATGAAGCAGTTGTTGTTACTGCTCACGTTTCTTCCGCTGCTGGTCAGCGCGGTTGTGCGTTCTTACGGCTGGCAGCTTTTACTGTCCAAACAGGGCTTCATGAACTGGTTATTCATCCGGCTGGGGCTTACCGAGGAAGGATTCAGCATGATCTATAACGAGACTGGCGTTGTTGCTGCACTGGTCCATATTTTCCTGCCATTTATGGTCTTTCCAATCCTGAATGTATTGTCCCAAAGTGATGCTTCCTTAAAGGCAGCTGCTCAGGATTTGGGGGCAGGCAGTTGGCGAACGTTCCTGACCATTACTTTGCCTTTATCGGCAAGAGGCATTGCAAGCGGCGTACAGATTGTGTTCACGTTATGTCTCACCGCATTCACCACACCACAACTGATCGGCGGGGGAGAGTCATGA